One stretch of Candidatus Bathyarchaeia archaeon DNA includes these proteins:
- a CDS encoding DEAD/DEAH box helicase, translating into MQNAKENSVFGSLAKPVQNALTQAGFTQPTLPQTLAFPPVLAGKNVLLIAPTGTGKTEAVLLPVFSRLIEKKAQGHEPKGIQIIYITPLRALNRDMLKRLTFWSQQLDLSVDVRHGDTEMKIRRKQARQPPQMLVTTPETLQAILPGSQMRRHLSNIECVIVDEVHDLAESKRGVQLTLALERLFDAAQHEFQRIGLSATVGNPEQVGKFIAGTSREVTVVQAVLAKNYRYLVQHPTPTEKDFELAGKLETSAEAAARIRALTDLIDTHKSTLVFVNSRTIAEMLGHKMSMLNRPDIAVHHGSLSKEERVSIEDSFKVGTLKAIIATSTLELGIDIGNVDLTVQYMSPRQVSSLIQRVGRSGHSLERLSEGVLVTVYPDDTLESIAAVENAQANRIEPVLIHENALDVLAHQVAGVLMDQQTTTAKQLEETVHQAYPYRNLSEKQLVEVVDFLASLHKLRLETTTEGKVLRKTGRTREYYYGNLSMIPDERRYPVINVLSDRKIGTLGDEFMALDARVGLHFIIRGKVWRIVQIEEETGTVHVVPAEDPFAAIPGWDGEMLPVPFGLAQQTGAEREKIGKLLKEGKPVEDVAAELAAELQTDKATLMETVTEIDEHQKEGAPLPTQSRILLEAYDRYLIMHACFGEVVNRTLAGVFDSVLSEREVITGWWADGYRILVETPRKLSRREVEELPQTLFNLTDEQVDAAFERYVHAKFPFAYKMKFVAERFGALPRGKTMSPERQAKLRASFENTPVYEETLREAMLEKADLTKAKQVLHEIQEGKIAVSPLKRKEKPTPLAYHILAQYADISELMAPERVILSNIDRMKNAIDARTVTLQCMNCGNWTAQSRVGKLADEPQCGDCGSRLLTLLYPSQDPKKMQRDLQKRRRGDELSPEELKELTQARRKADLILSYGKQAVRALQVKGVGAETASRILGKMHPNQDDFYTDLLKAKIQYLRTREYWGDREKTR; encoded by the coding sequence ATGCAAAACGCCAAGGAAAACTCCGTTTTCGGTTCACTTGCCAAACCTGTCCAAAACGCTTTAACGCAGGCAGGATTCACCCAGCCTACCCTGCCCCAAACCTTGGCGTTTCCCCCTGTTTTAGCAGGCAAAAACGTCCTGCTGATTGCGCCCACGGGTACAGGAAAAACCGAAGCCGTACTTCTCCCCGTCTTTTCTAGGCTAATTGAGAAAAAAGCCCAAGGGCACGAACCCAAAGGCATCCAAATCATCTACATTACGCCTCTTCGAGCCCTAAACCGCGACATGCTCAAACGGCTCACCTTCTGGAGCCAACAACTCGACCTTTCGGTGGATGTGCGCCACGGCGACACCGAAATGAAAATCCGACGTAAACAAGCCCGCCAACCACCCCAAATGTTGGTCACCACGCCCGAAACGTTGCAGGCAATTTTGCCCGGTAGCCAAATGCGCAGACACCTCTCCAACATTGAATGTGTCATCGTTGACGAAGTGCATGACTTGGCGGAAAGCAAACGGGGGGTTCAGTTGACGCTGGCCTTGGAGCGGCTTTTCGACGCGGCACAGCATGAGTTTCAGCGCATCGGCTTGTCGGCAACAGTTGGCAACCCCGAGCAAGTGGGCAAATTCATCGCGGGAACAAGCCGTGAAGTTACGGTGGTGCAGGCGGTTTTAGCCAAAAACTACCGCTACCTGGTGCAGCATCCCACTCCGACCGAGAAGGATTTTGAGCTTGCAGGGAAATTGGAGACCAGCGCGGAAGCGGCAGCCAGAATCCGCGCCCTCACAGACCTAATCGACACGCATAAGTCGACGCTGGTTTTTGTTAACAGCCGAACCATCGCTGAAATGTTGGGGCACAAAATGAGCATGCTAAACCGCCCCGACATCGCTGTGCACCATGGCTCCCTGAGCAAGGAGGAACGGGTCAGCATTGAGGACAGCTTCAAGGTGGGAACCCTTAAAGCCATCATCGCCACCAGCACGCTGGAGCTGGGCATCGACATCGGCAACGTAGATTTGACGGTGCAGTACATGTCGCCCAGGCAAGTCAGCAGTTTAATTCAGCGTGTGGGCAGAAGCGGACACAGCCTTGAGCGGCTCAGCGAAGGCGTACTCGTCACGGTTTACCCCGACGACACCTTAGAATCCATCGCAGCGGTAGAAAACGCCCAAGCCAACCGCATCGAACCCGTGCTCATTCATGAGAATGCGTTGGATGTTTTGGCGCATCAAGTTGCAGGCGTGCTCATGGACCAACAAACCACCACCGCAAAGCAGCTTGAAGAAACCGTGCACCAAGCATACCCCTACCGCAACCTGAGCGAAAAGCAACTTGTGGAAGTGGTAGATTTTTTAGCCAGCCTCCACAAACTACGCCTAGAAACAACCACAGAAGGCAAAGTTTTGCGCAAAACAGGCCGAACCCGTGAATACTACTACGGCAACCTTAGTATGATACCCGACGAAAGACGCTACCCCGTCATAAACGTGCTCAGCGACCGCAAAATCGGCACGTTAGGCGACGAATTCATGGCGTTAGACGCGCGGGTCGGCTTGCATTTTATTATACGCGGCAAAGTTTGGCGCATCGTACAAATAGAGGAAGAAACAGGCACTGTACACGTGGTTCCCGCCGAAGACCCCTTCGCCGCAATTCCAGGTTGGGACGGAGAAATGTTGCCTGTTCCGTTTGGTTTAGCCCAGCAAACAGGTGCGGAACGGGAAAAAATCGGCAAACTCCTAAAAGAAGGCAAACCCGTGGAAGATGTTGCGGCTGAACTGGCTGCGGAGTTGCAAACCGACAAAGCAACGCTGATGGAAACCGTTACAGAAATTGACGAGCACCAAAAAGAAGGTGCACCCCTACCCACGCAGAGCCGCATCTTGCTGGAAGCCTACGACCGATACCTGATTATGCATGCGTGCTTTGGGGAAGTGGTGAACCGCACGTTGGCAGGAGTTTTTGATTCGGTGCTTTCAGAGCGCGAAGTCATCACGGGTTGGTGGGCAGACGGCTACCGCATTCTGGTGGAGACGCCCCGAAAGCTGTCGCGTCGAGAAGTTGAAGAGCTGCCCCAAACCCTTTTCAACTTAACCGACGAGCAAGTTGATGCGGCGTTTGAGCGATACGTGCACGCCAAGTTTCCCTTCGCCTACAAAATGAAGTTTGTCGCCGAACGCTTCGGTGCCCTGCCACGGGGCAAAACCATGAGTCCTGAGCGGCAAGCCAAACTACGGGCAAGCTTTGAGAATACGCCTGTTTATGAGGAAACGTTACGGGAAGCGATGCTGGAAAAAGCTGATTTGACCAAAGCTAAGCAGGTTTTGCATGAGATTCAAGAGGGAAAAATTGCGGTTTCACCGTTGAAGCGAAAAGAGAAGCCGACACCGTTGGCTTACCACATTTTGGCGCAGTACGCCGACATAAGCGAGTTGATGGCTCCTGAACGGGTCATTTTAAGCAACATTGACCGAATGAAAAACGCCATAGACGCCCGAACGGTGACGTTGCAATGCATGAACTGCGGCAACTGGACAGCCCAAAGTCGTGTGGGCAAGCTTGCTGATGAGCCGCAATGCGGGGACTGTGGTTCGCGGCTGCTAACACTGCTTTACCCTAGCCAAGACCCCAAAAAAATGCAGCGGGATTTGCAGAAACGCCGACGCGGCGACGAACTCAGCCCCGAAGAACTCAAGGAGCTTACGCAAGCCCGACGCAAAGCCGACCTGATTCTCAGCTACGGCAAACAAGCCGTCAGGGCGTTGCAGGTGAAGGGGGTGGGTGCAGAAACGGCGTCACGGATTCTGGGCAAAATGCACCCCAACCAAGACGACTTTTACACGGACTTGTTGAAGGCGAAAATCCAGTACCTGCGCACACGCGAGTATTGGGGTGACAGGGAAAAGACTCGGTGA
- a CDS encoding GYD domain-containing protein, with amino-acid sequence MQNFVVLGNWTNEGIKNISSVPDRLQTTRSMIEKAGGKMQIFLTMGEYDFVMVVEIPKDEDMAAIMLCVGSMGNIRTKTLKAWAEAEGIKLLSAPHP; translated from the coding sequence TTGCAGAATTTTGTTGTTTTAGGAAACTGGACCAACGAGGGCATCAAAAACATCTCCTCCGTGCCAGACAGGCTCCAAACAACCCGCAGCATGATTGAGAAGGCAGGCGGAAAAATGCAGATATTTTTAACCATGGGCGAATACGATTTTGTGATGGTCGTTGAGATTCCCAAAGACGAGGACATGGCGGCAATTATGCTCTGCGTCGGCAGCATGGGCAACATCCGCACCAAAACCCTGAAGGCATGGGCGGAAGCAGAGGGCATAAAACTGCTGTCTGCACCACACCCTTAA
- a CDS encoding transcriptional regulator: protein MSISPSIREVLARRIAGEIIFSSKPGSTMKKWRELFAVSQISLSEKMSLSSSTVISDYESGRRKSPGAKFIRRFVWALLAIDEAKGSRFIREFTKLTSSPSMAIVDLREFPIPVRVEHLSRAIEGEVVVDAERFVKEVEGYTVVDAKKVVEAFSGLEYAQLFGATTERALVFTNVENPALTMMIVRVSPLKPRVVVFHRVRPDEEAVKLAEYEQIPLIYSASPNVEQLVHSLRKLHRIALRIKLGRRVKPPPKISA, encoded by the coding sequence GTGTCTATTTCGCCAAGCATACGAGAAGTTCTCGCCCGAAGAATCGCAGGAGAAATCATATTCAGCAGCAAACCCGGCTCCACCATGAAAAAATGGCGCGAACTTTTTGCCGTCAGCCAAATCAGCCTTAGCGAAAAAATGTCCCTTAGCAGCAGCACCGTCATCAGCGACTACGAAAGCGGCAGACGCAAAAGCCCCGGAGCAAAATTCATCCGCCGATTCGTCTGGGCACTGCTTGCCATCGACGAGGCAAAGGGCAGCCGCTTTATCCGTGAATTCACTAAACTCACCAGTTCCCCCAGCATGGCCATCGTGGACCTACGTGAGTTTCCCATACCCGTGCGCGTTGAGCACCTGTCCAGAGCCATCGAAGGCGAGGTGGTGGTTGACGCTGAAAGATTCGTCAAGGAAGTTGAAGGCTACACGGTGGTGGACGCCAAGAAGGTTGTGGAGGCGTTTTCGGGGTTGGAGTATGCACAGTTGTTTGGGGCAACAACGGAGCGGGCGTTGGTGTTTACAAACGTGGAAAATCCTGCGTTGACTATGATGATTGTTCGGGTTAGCCCTTTGAAGCCGCGGGTGGTGGTTTTTCATCGGGTGCGTCCTGACGAGGAAGCGGTTAAGCTGGCAGAATACGAACAAATCCCCCTCATATACTCCGCTTCGCCCAACGTGGAGCAGCTGGTGCATTCCCTGCGTAAACTGCATCGGATTGCCTTGAGGATTAAGCTGGGGCGACGGGTGAAACCCCCACCAAAAATAAGCGCCTAG
- a CDS encoding DMT family transporter: MSAVVLGELAALGAAFCWAIAPILYRQALFQTRPVSANIVRSATNALVMLLVLLALGKWSALSSLPLPVLGLVAASGVVGLGVADTLYMVGLRSVGVSVAVPLAASYPLFSLLWATLFLGQPVAASAVVGAVVIVAGIWLLSRDRDAVSLPLKGKLALTGIAASLATAIMWSVSISLMDAAIVLSGATSLDANYAMITLRVAAIALFLSLFAPVLDKNRGFLKMKRRTIIQLCIGGLVANGAGWFLLNYSFLNIPEAVAVPISSVTPLFSAIAGFMLFHEKATLNRVLGAVVIVVGVMLIFIV, encoded by the coding sequence TTGAGTGCGGTTGTGCTGGGCGAACTTGCAGCGTTAGGCGCAGCTTTCTGCTGGGCAATAGCTCCAATATTGTACCGGCAGGCTCTGTTCCAAACCCGCCCCGTATCCGCAAACATCGTGCGGTCCGCAACTAACGCTCTTGTGATGCTGCTGGTTTTGTTGGCGCTTGGAAAATGGAGTGCCCTCTCCAGTTTGCCTCTTCCGGTGCTTGGGTTAGTGGCTGCCAGCGGTGTTGTCGGCTTGGGCGTCGCCGATACGCTATACATGGTGGGGCTTCGTTCCGTGGGTGTTTCTGTGGCGGTTCCCTTAGCCGCAAGCTACCCCCTCTTCAGTCTGCTTTGGGCTACACTTTTTCTGGGGCAACCCGTGGCGGCCTCCGCGGTGGTTGGTGCGGTGGTGATTGTGGCGGGCATTTGGCTGCTGAGCCGCGACCGTGACGCTGTTTCTTTGCCGCTTAAAGGCAAGTTGGCTTTAACTGGCATTGCGGCTTCTCTAGCAACAGCCATCATGTGGTCCGTAAGCATCAGCTTAATGGACGCCGCCATAGTCCTGTCGGGGGCAACCAGTTTGGACGCTAACTACGCCATGATAACCCTGCGGGTCGCTGCCATAGCATTGTTCCTTTCGCTGTTTGCACCTGTACTGGACAAGAACCGCGGTTTCTTGAAGATGAAACGCCGCACCATAATCCAACTCTGCATTGGTGGGCTGGTGGCAAATGGGGCAGGCTGGTTTCTGCTAAACTACAGCTTTCTAAACATCCCTGAAGCCGTAGCCGTGCCCATCTCCTCCGTTACGCCCCTGTTTAGCGCCATCGCAGGGTTTATGCTGTTTCATGAGAAAGCAACCCTTAACCGCGTGTTAGGCGCCGTGGTCATTGTGGTTGGCGTCATGCTAATTTTCATAGTCTAA
- a CDS encoding orotidine 5'-phosphate decarboxylase, which produces MNFQRNGKTARVIGSASNTEAVHSVSFKHQMEDNSKSKHSSIVLALDFPYQSTLEREQLLTKAKNLLDRVSPYICAVKFNHHLTLPLDLFGGVQTLIKEAHRQGLLAIMDCKINDIGNTNNVIAQYYFDAGFDAVIANPFVGWEEGLKPIFEAAVQRQRGVILLGYMSHKGAAEGYGQTIHDAETNAETKQYLTFARKAARWKADGVVVGATVPEKVREMRFVLGEAVPIYAPGVGAQGGSPEDAVKAGAKYLIVGREIVHAENPAQRAELLRQKAESAR; this is translated from the coding sequence ATGAATTTCCAACGCAACGGGAAAACAGCAAGAGTTATAGGTTCAGCGTCTAACACTGAAGCGGTGCACAGCGTGTCGTTTAAGCATCAGATGGAAGATAACTCAAAAAGCAAGCACTCCAGCATTGTGTTGGCGCTGGATTTTCCTTATCAGAGCACACTGGAACGTGAACAACTGCTCACAAAAGCCAAGAACCTTTTGGATAGGGTTAGCCCCTATATTTGCGCGGTTAAATTTAACCATCACCTCACGTTGCCACTTGACCTTTTTGGCGGCGTCCAAACCCTCATAAAAGAAGCCCACCGCCAAGGATTGCTTGCCATCATGGACTGCAAAATCAACGACATAGGCAACACCAACAACGTTATCGCTCAATACTACTTTGACGCGGGGTTTGATGCGGTTATAGCGAACCCGTTTGTGGGCTGGGAGGAGGGGTTGAAACCCATTTTTGAGGCTGCGGTACAGCGGCAAAGGGGCGTCATCTTGCTGGGGTATATGAGTCACAAAGGCGCCGCAGAAGGCTACGGACAAACCATACATGACGCCGAAACCAACGCAGAAACCAAGCAGTACTTAACGTTTGCGCGCAAAGCTGCCCGATGGAAGGCTGATGGCGTGGTGGTTGGGGCGACGGTGCCAGAGAAGGTTCGGGAAATGCGGTTTGTTCTGGGCGAGGCGGTGCCCATTTACGCGCCGGGCGTGGGCGCGCAGGGTGGTTCACCAGAAGACGCAGTGAAAGCTGGTGCAAAGTATTTGATTGTGGGGCGCGAAATTGTTCACGCAGAGAACCCTGCGCAGCGTGCAGAGTTGCTTAGACAGAAGGCAGAATCTGCAAGATAA
- a CDS encoding ribbon-helix-helix domain-containing protein, with product MKLVTVLLPEAYLEGLDELVRSNMYPSRSSVIRSAVRDLLKKELWENKRGR from the coding sequence ATGAAACTTGTAACCGTCCTCCTACCAGAAGCATACCTCGAAGGCCTAGATGAACTAGTTCGGTCAAACATGTACCCAAGCCGCAGCAGCGTGATCCGTAGCGCCGTCCGCGACCTCCTCAAAAAAGAACTCTGGGAAAACAAACGCGGCCGATAA
- a CDS encoding arcadin 1: MFKVRVNKIESTRDLDGNLGKRIELIEEREISGNNFVMRPQTDEAKMIQDVLQAVQQQMPMFPQKQQMSMPKILLFLTEQEYDSLGINFDVNQVYEVTLANQGIQFTKV; the protein is encoded by the coding sequence ATGTTCAAGGTAAGAGTTAACAAAATCGAATCAACCCGCGACTTAGACGGCAACTTGGGCAAACGCATTGAACTAATCGAGGAACGGGAAATCTCAGGCAACAACTTCGTCATGCGCCCCCAAACCGACGAAGCAAAAATGATCCAAGATGTGCTTCAAGCCGTACAGCAACAGATGCCCATGTTCCCGCAGAAACAACAAATGTCCATGCCCAAGATTCTGCTGTTTTTAACGGAGCAGGAATACGACAGCTTAGGCATTAACTTCGATGTCAACCAAGTCTATGAAGTCACGCTGGCTAACCAAGGCATCCAATTCACGAAAGTGTAA
- a CDS encoding DNA-3-methyladenine glycosylase I gives MQTQSWQLPSWWYPQGRHPKNDDGYFENMSRVIFQAGLNWTVIDKKWATTQKAFADFSIPKVAQFTQADQTRLKQDSGIVRNKSKIQATIQNAQQFQEIRRQHGSFRVYLEGLDKTRNYAAVVKELSSRFKRLGPSSASLFLYTVGEPIKPEGWM, from the coding sequence ATGCAAACGCAAAGTTGGCAGCTCCCAAGCTGGTGGTATCCCCAAGGCAGGCACCCAAAAAACGATGACGGTTACTTTGAAAACATGAGCCGCGTCATCTTCCAAGCAGGCTTAAACTGGACCGTCATCGATAAAAAGTGGGCAACCACCCAAAAAGCCTTCGCAGACTTCTCCATACCCAAAGTTGCCCAATTCACCCAAGCCGACCAAACCCGACTCAAGCAGGACTCAGGCATTGTGCGCAACAAAAGCAAAATCCAAGCCACCATCCAAAACGCCCAACAATTCCAAGAAATCCGCAGACAACACGGCTCGTTTAGGGTGTATCTTGAGGGGTTAGATAAAACCCGCAACTACGCCGCCGTGGTCAAGGAACTCAGCAGCCGATTTAAACGGCTTGGCCCCTCTTCGGCAAGCCTGTTTTTATATACGGTGGGCGAACCCATCAAACCTGAAGGCTGGATGTAG
- a CDS encoding acylphosphatase, whose product MFVSGKVQGVFFRVRTMERALRLDVKGWVRNLPDGRLEAVFEGEEEPIQKLLEFCRRGPNQAVVTRFDIQWEPFVEEFSTFKVRY is encoded by the coding sequence ATTTTCGTCAGCGGTAAAGTTCAAGGGGTCTTTTTTCGAGTTCGAACCATGGAAAGAGCCCTCCGACTGGACGTGAAAGGCTGGGTACGGAACTTGCCCGATGGCAGACTGGAGGCAGTTTTTGAGGGCGAAGAAGAACCCATCCAGAAGCTGTTGGAGTTCTGCAGGCGTGGACCCAACCAAGCTGTGGTGACCCGCTTTGACATACAGTGGGAACCGTTTGTGGAAGAGTTTTCCACGTTTAAAGTGCGTTACTGA
- a CDS encoding flavodoxin family protein, whose translation MFCEEFDMKVLGLVGSPRRGSNTDLLVSALLYGAGAANHDIDKVYLYDADIQPCVDCRACKKGTHQCVIGDGMKQLYPKLEEADVIVFGTPLYWYGPTAKMKLLIDRLRPYVASGKLKGKKAVLIAPSEEGSEACECLLQMFDMSLRYLGMEFAEKIRVKASEKAQVKEQPEALDKAFAFGKALK comes from the coding sequence TTGTTTTGTGAGGAATTTGACATGAAGGTTTTGGGGTTAGTTGGAAGTCCGCGCCGAGGCAGCAACACCGACCTGCTGGTCAGCGCATTGCTCTATGGGGCAGGCGCAGCCAACCACGACATTGACAAAGTGTACCTTTACGACGCAGACATCCAGCCCTGCGTGGACTGCCGAGCCTGCAAAAAAGGCACCCACCAATGCGTCATCGGCGACGGCATGAAACAGCTTTACCCCAAACTGGAAGAAGCCGACGTTATCGTGTTTGGTACACCGCTGTACTGGTATGGACCCACCGCAAAAATGAAGCTACTCATCGATAGACTCCGCCCCTACGTTGCTTCGGGGAAGCTGAAGGGCAAAAAAGCCGTGCTGATTGCGCCCTCCGAAGAAGGCTCAGAAGCCTGCGAATGCTTATTGCAGATGTTTGACATGTCGTTGAGGTATTTGGGGATGGAGTTTGCAGAAAAAATTCGGGTAAAGGCATCAGAAAAAGCACAGGTTAAGGAGCAGCCTGAAGCGTTGGATAAGGCATTTGCATTTGGAAAAGCCTTAAAGTGA
- the rtcA gene encoding RNA 3'-terminal phosphate cyclase has protein sequence MKFAIEKGASLMLEIDGSKKSGSGTILRLAVALAAIKGEPLHITHIRQNRPKPGLKPQHLEAVLTTAKLCRAKLKGATLGSRELWFEPQEIRGGTIQAEIGTAGSIPMLFMTALPVCLFAKNPVQLQVCKGGTDTLHAPTINYLRHVFLPTLRHMGVKAQLEVQRYGYFPKGNGAASLNVEPTQSLQPLQLEEFSNLAAVKGVSVCTFLADRKVAERQADAATQRLAMEGFKADIQVVNDTSNTLQKGSSMVMWAETDTGAILGADAIGELKKTAETVGNQAAEKLLAEISGQATVDTFLADMLIPYMALAKGASVYLTRTVSEHLETNIWLAQEILGVRFNVNRVGALYRVEKQAEPDA, from the coding sequence TTGAAATTTGCCATAGAAAAAGGCGCATCACTGATGCTTGAGATTGATGGAAGCAAAAAAAGCGGAAGCGGAACTATACTGCGCTTAGCGGTGGCGTTAGCCGCCATCAAAGGTGAACCCCTTCACATAACCCACATCAGGCAAAATCGCCCCAAACCCGGCTTAAAACCCCAACATTTAGAAGCCGTTTTGACCACTGCGAAGCTTTGCCGCGCTAAACTGAAGGGCGCCACGTTGGGGAGCAGGGAGCTCTGGTTTGAGCCTCAGGAAATCCGTGGCGGCACCATCCAAGCCGAAATCGGAACTGCAGGCAGCATTCCTATGCTGTTCATGACGGCGCTGCCTGTTTGCCTCTTCGCCAAAAACCCCGTGCAGCTCCAAGTCTGCAAAGGCGGAACCGACACCCTGCATGCCCCCACCATAAACTACTTGCGGCACGTGTTTTTGCCAACCCTCAGACACATGGGCGTGAAAGCCCAGTTGGAGGTACAGCGTTATGGGTATTTCCCGAAGGGCAACGGCGCCGCAAGCCTGAATGTGGAGCCAACGCAAAGTTTGCAGCCTCTTCAACTGGAAGAGTTCAGCAATCTGGCGGCGGTGAAAGGAGTTTCGGTATGTACGTTTTTGGCGGACCGAAAAGTGGCTGAGCGTCAAGCCGACGCAGCAACCCAGCGCCTCGCCATGGAAGGCTTCAAAGCCGACATCCAAGTTGTAAACGACACCTCCAACACCCTACAGAAGGGCAGCAGCATGGTGATGTGGGCAGAAACCGACACGGGAGCAATCTTGGGCGCTGATGCCATTGGAGAATTGAAAAAAACTGCGGAAACCGTCGGAAACCAAGCTGCTGAAAAGCTCCTTGCCGAAATCTCGGGGCAGGCTACGGTGGACACGTTCTTGGCGGACATGCTGATTCCCTACATGGCACTGGCTAAAGGGGCCTCCGTGTATCTGACGCGAACTGTTTCGGAGCATTTGGAGACAAACATTTGGCTGGCTCAAGAAATCCTGGGCGTTCGCTTCAATGTTAATAGGGTCGGCGCCCTCTACAGGGTAGAAAAACAGGCGGAACCAGATGCCTAA
- a CDS encoding class I SAM-dependent methyltransferase family protein translates to MPKEAPSLTVPKTLGQKTLNLANKLGLTEKRLQIQKGENGNLFIPLVRKPTENEAAELQLQVPQAQLTTHVFPEKKQQEKTLAESLADQLPPNLLDSLPRALDVVGDIAIIEVPPELEPYKAAIGKAVLQAHRSARVVLAKAGKVSGTFRLREFEFLAGEKHTRTLYREHGCSYFVDMAKAYFSPRLSHEHQRVAELVGEGESVVDLFAGVGPFAVPIAKSCKTAQVYAIDINADAIDLLQQNARLNKVEGRVHAFVGDARRIVDEKLAGAADRVIMNLPETADAFIDVACKAVKSEGGIVHFYGFVRMPNTLEEFRRLFAEGVAAAGRKVVRFEVVKTVRETAPYEWQAVLDAEIK, encoded by the coding sequence ATGCCTAAAGAAGCCCCAAGCCTCACCGTGCCCAAAACGCTGGGTCAAAAAACCCTTAACTTAGCCAACAAACTGGGCTTAACCGAAAAGCGGTTGCAGATTCAAAAAGGCGAAAACGGCAATCTCTTCATTCCGCTGGTTCGCAAACCAACCGAAAACGAAGCCGCAGAACTGCAGTTGCAGGTGCCCCAAGCCCAACTAACAACACATGTTTTTCCCGAGAAAAAACAGCAAGAAAAAACTCTCGCCGAAAGTCTCGCCGACCAGCTCCCACCCAACCTGCTTGACAGTCTGCCCCGCGCTTTAGATGTTGTTGGGGATATTGCTATAATTGAGGTGCCCCCTGAACTGGAACCTTACAAAGCTGCCATTGGGAAAGCGGTTTTGCAGGCGCATCGGAGTGCGCGGGTTGTTTTGGCGAAGGCGGGCAAAGTCAGCGGCACGTTTAGGCTGCGGGAGTTCGAGTTTTTGGCGGGAGAAAAACACACGCGCACCCTCTACAGGGAGCATGGATGCAGTTACTTTGTGGATATGGCAAAAGCGTATTTCAGCCCACGGCTTAGCCATGAGCATCAACGGGTCGCGGAGCTTGTCGGGGAGGGTGAATCTGTTGTGGACTTGTTTGCGGGGGTGGGTCCGTTTGCGGTGCCGATTGCTAAAAGCTGCAAAACCGCCCAGGTCTACGCCATCGACATCAACGCTGACGCCATTGACCTGCTTCAGCAGAACGCGCGACTAAACAAGGTAGAAGGCAGAGTCCACGCCTTTGTGGGCGACGCCAGACGAATCGTGGATGAAAAATTGGCGGGTGCGGCGGATAGGGTTATTATGAATTTGCCTGAAACCGCCGACGCGTTTATTGATGTTGCCTGTAAAGCCGTGAAATCGGAGGGCGGCATCGTACATTTTTATGGGTTTGTTCGCATGCCCAATACGCTGGAGGAGTTTAGGCGGCTTTTCGCTGAGGGCGTTGCGGCGGCGGGGAGAAAAGTTGTCAGGTTTGAGGTTGTGAAGACGGTGCGGGAAACGGCTCCGTATGAGTGGCAGGCGGTTCTGGATGCCGAAATCAAGTGA
- a CDS encoding DUF371 domain-containing protein — MFAAEFTEVIHGFGHPNVQATHHSTVEFTRERELSKNGDCILVVAADKGLTDLSGEFKAALQNPNAKLTIKIQVADHSEEIHAQGSPHLSLSHPTEMVLRKSSFASERTLGVYADKAAKDLNRELVEKLKDPKQQATLILTVRTFC; from the coding sequence TTGTTCGCCGCTGAATTCACCGAAGTAATTCACGGTTTTGGGCATCCGAACGTGCAGGCTACCCATCATTCAACCGTCGAGTTTACGCGGGAACGTGAGCTTTCCAAAAATGGCGACTGCATCCTTGTGGTAGCCGCTGACAAAGGCTTAACCGACTTGAGCGGCGAATTTAAAGCCGCGCTCCAAAACCCCAACGCCAAACTCACCATAAAAATTCAAGTGGCTGACCATTCCGAGGAAATCCACGCCCAAGGCTCCCCACACCTCTCCCTTTCCCACCCAACCGAGATGGTGCTGCGGAAAAGCAGCTTTGCCTCCGAGCGCACTCTGGGTGTCTACGCCGATAAAGCCGCCAAAGACCTTAACCGTGAATTGGTGGAAAAACTTAAAGACCCAAAGCAACAAGCAACCCTAATCCTAACCGTGCGAACCTTCTGCTGA